A single region of the Paramicrobacterium fandaimingii genome encodes:
- a CDS encoding PKD domain-containing protein, producing the protein MVASVFFGGAVSAQGKCSPEMQKLGLCANAGINDGEVDVGADKTNPGDGGSDGRDNGGGGGGDNSGGGDSGDGDADGKEEAHVEFPCRFVGTCPDEGSDPITIHDLASFTPAPTHVTMEPDGWMIVGLPANFYADADVNTDSGKLFEFPITVRFTPSSYSWSWGDGSTANTGTGGSSWKSLGVEEFTATATSHTYAEKGTYTVSLTVNYSVQIKTSGTGWLDVDGTLTKAASGVTAIATTANSVIVDKECNRNPTGPGC; encoded by the coding sequence GTGGTGGCCTCTGTCTTCTTCGGAGGAGCAGTTTCGGCACAAGGTAAGTGCTCTCCCGAGATGCAGAAACTCGGGTTATGTGCAAATGCCGGAATCAACGATGGAGAGGTCGACGTCGGTGCCGACAAGACCAATCCGGGTGATGGCGGGTCCGACGGGCGCGACAACGGCGGCGGTGGTGGCGGCGACAACTCGGGCGGCGGCGACAGCGGCGACGGGGACGCTGATGGCAAAGAAGAGGCGCATGTCGAGTTTCCGTGCCGCTTCGTTGGGACATGCCCAGACGAGGGATCCGATCCCATCACCATTCACGACCTCGCATCGTTCACCCCCGCCCCGACTCACGTGACCATGGAGCCGGACGGATGGATGATCGTCGGGCTGCCCGCGAACTTCTATGCCGACGCCGATGTGAACACCGACTCGGGGAAGCTCTTCGAGTTTCCGATCACCGTGCGGTTCACACCGAGCAGTTATTCGTGGTCGTGGGGAGATGGGTCAACCGCAAACACCGGCACGGGCGGCAGCTCATGGAAGAGCCTCGGGGTCGAAGAATTCACCGCGACGGCGACAAGCCACACATACGCCGAAAAAGGTACGTATACGGTGTCGCTGACTGTGAACTACTCGGTGCAGATCAAGACGTCGGGCACCGGCTGGCTCGACGTTGACGGAACGCTGACGAAGGCGGCATCCGGAGTCACCGCCATCGCCACCACCGCCAATTCCGTCATTGTCGACAAGGAATGCAATCGCAATCCCACCGGCCCCGGATGCTGA
- a CDS encoding PspC domain-containing protein, producing the protein MTNDNGQSQRSETSPNGWSAPGGFFDWIRGINMRRTDDRWVAGVCGGVAERTGLDPMLVRGIAIVVALLGGPIFLAYAVGWALLPDTTGRIHIQRMLQGIFDPALIAIGVLLVLTFIPFSQGLWWQGTPGWWGMPNWLEGMLRAGWMIVLVAGIIWLIVAISRKASQRGPHHPHDARTHNEFWSAGHAGPDGGQPSSFAAGTTGAAEPAAHSNPADAAGGPTDPSVGAPPAQSAPYVAPPSEPYSAYSGNQAGPAWAPSPAADHYAAAQQRQAAARAQHEARMRENAQRRAENAARWRERQPGAGYIAISLGLAVVGGALAALSALGWQQNAAVFGIAGALAVLAIATIIAGIRGRENGGLGFFSTVAVIALVFVGIVPQGAHFSAFGDTTWRVSQVESAQSQSYVVGLGRATLDLRELDTADDGGDINLWLGFGTADVIIPDDIPVEVRFAGAAATLDSNGIADMDGTPQGLFPSATMQTDAAENADASDITIVYVRAMFGTADVTVRKTP; encoded by the coding sequence ATGACGAACGACAATGGACAATCGCAACGGTCCGAGACGAGCCCCAACGGGTGGTCAGCGCCGGGCGGGTTCTTCGACTGGATCCGCGGCATCAATATGCGTCGCACAGACGACAGATGGGTGGCCGGCGTCTGCGGAGGCGTGGCAGAACGCACAGGGCTCGACCCGATGCTCGTGCGTGGAATCGCCATTGTCGTCGCGCTGCTCGGCGGCCCGATCTTCTTGGCTTATGCGGTCGGCTGGGCGCTGCTGCCCGACACGACAGGGCGCATTCATATCCAACGGATGCTGCAGGGAATCTTCGATCCCGCCTTGATCGCAATCGGCGTGCTTCTTGTCTTGACGTTCATTCCGTTCTCGCAGGGTCTCTGGTGGCAGGGAACGCCCGGCTGGTGGGGGATGCCCAACTGGCTCGAGGGCATGCTGCGCGCCGGGTGGATGATCGTGCTCGTTGCCGGAATCATCTGGCTTATCGTGGCGATCTCTCGAAAGGCGTCGCAGCGCGGTCCTCATCATCCCCACGATGCCCGCACACACAACGAATTCTGGAGCGCAGGCCACGCAGGGCCGGATGGTGGGCAGCCGTCAAGCTTTGCAGCCGGAACCACCGGGGCCGCGGAGCCAGCAGCGCACAGCAACCCGGCGGATGCCGCGGGCGGCCCGACCGACCCGTCGGTTGGGGCGCCTCCCGCGCAGAGTGCTCCGTATGTCGCACCTCCGAGTGAGCCGTACTCGGCGTACTCCGGGAATCAGGCCGGGCCAGCGTGGGCGCCGTCACCGGCCGCCGATCACTACGCCGCTGCTCAGCAGCGCCAGGCCGCTGCGCGTGCTCAGCACGAGGCGCGCATGCGAGAGAACGCGCAGCGCCGTGCAGAGAATGCCGCTCGCTGGCGTGAGCGTCAGCCGGGCGCGGGCTACATCGCGATCAGCTTGGGACTCGCCGTCGTCGGCGGTGCGCTCGCTGCACTGTCGGCGCTCGGGTGGCAGCAGAACGCAGCCGTGTTCGGAATTGCCGGCGCGCTTGCCGTGCTTGCTATCGCCACGATCATCGCGGGTATCCGCGGTCGTGAGAATGGTGGGCTCGGCTTCTTCTCGACGGTCGCTGTCATCGCTCTTGTTTTCGTGGGCATTGTGCCGCAGGGGGCGCACTTCTCGGCATTCGGCGACACGACGTGGCGGGTCTCGCAGGTGGAGTCCGCGCAGTCGCAGAGCTACGTGGTTGGGCTTGGCCGAGCGACTCTCGATCTGCGTGAGCTCGACACCGCGGACGACGGAGGCGACATCAATCTGTGGCTCGGCTTCGGAACCGCAGATGTCATCATTCCCGACGACATCCCCGTCGAGGTTCGATTCGCCGGGGCGGCCGCGACGCTCGACTCCAATGGAATCGCCGATATGGATGGCACGCCTCAAGGGCTGTTTCCCTCGGCAACAATGCAGACCGATGCGGCAGAGAATGCCGATGCGTCCGACATCACAATCGTGTACGTGCGCGCAATGTTCGGCACGGCAGACGTCACAGTAAGGAAGACACCATGA
- a CDS encoding ATP-binding protein: MQTATIVRPRLRVLGGVCAGVAEHTGTPVSAVRAVTAILALCGGAGLLLYAWLWATTPISEGRTPVKSVLTRPSHDAARTDAAGSRAPVTEILLGIALLLAGGAMIATRLGADIPLAFIVPAVVVCAGAGLAWRQFDELRRGRVAGRSALVVRALGALVLVVLGILLFFVTDNEPNIWTVFFAASAVLLGVAVVVAPWVLRLARDLADERAARARDIERSEVAAHLHDSVLQTLALIQQKAEPGSDASRLARAQERELREWLFAENVGGPLDLSAELRRAASALENDFAARIDVITAGLAVPEAPEGLLAAAREAMLNAAQHAGGTVTVYSESSPSSIEISISDRGPGFDVDAIPDGHFGVRESIMGRLNRLGGTATIRQGPGATGTEVLLRMPFAQETKEEA; encoded by the coding sequence ATGCAGACCGCCACGATCGTTCGCCCGCGCTTGCGCGTGCTCGGCGGCGTGTGCGCTGGGGTCGCCGAACACACCGGAACTCCCGTGAGTGCTGTGCGCGCCGTGACGGCGATTCTCGCGCTGTGCGGCGGCGCTGGCCTGCTTCTCTACGCATGGCTGTGGGCGACGACCCCGATCAGCGAGGGCCGCACTCCCGTGAAGAGTGTGCTCACGCGCCCCAGCCATGACGCCGCGAGAACGGATGCGGCTGGCTCGCGCGCGCCCGTCACCGAGATTCTTCTCGGCATTGCCCTGCTTCTCGCCGGTGGCGCCATGATCGCGACGCGGTTAGGTGCCGACATTCCTCTTGCGTTCATCGTTCCCGCCGTCGTCGTCTGCGCCGGTGCTGGGCTCGCCTGGCGGCAGTTCGACGAGCTTCGCCGCGGCCGCGTTGCGGGCCGCTCAGCCCTCGTCGTTCGCGCCTTGGGCGCCCTCGTGCTCGTGGTGCTGGGAATTCTGCTGTTCTTCGTGACAGACAATGAGCCAAACATCTGGACGGTGTTCTTCGCAGCATCCGCCGTCTTGCTTGGTGTCGCCGTCGTCGTCGCGCCGTGGGTTCTGCGGCTGGCACGCGACCTCGCCGACGAGCGGGCGGCGAGAGCACGCGACATCGAACGTTCGGAGGTGGCCGCTCACCTGCACGACTCGGTGCTGCAGACTCTTGCCCTCATTCAGCAGAAGGCAGAGCCCGGCTCAGACGCGTCGCGCCTGGCTCGGGCACAGGAACGCGAATTGCGTGAGTGGCTCTTCGCTGAAAACGTCGGCGGACCGCTGGATCTCTCGGCAGAGCTGCGGCGCGCAGCATCCGCTCTCGAAAATGACTTCGCTGCGCGCATCGACGTGATCACCGCGGGCCTCGCTGTTCCGGAAGCACCCGAGGGCCTGCTCGCTGCCGCACGCGAAGCGATGCTGAACGCGGCCCAACACGCGGGCGGTACAGTGACCGTCTACTCCGAATCGTCTCCGTCGAGCATCGAGATCTCCATCTCGGATCGCGGCCCCGGATTCGACGTCGACGCCATTCCTGATGGACACTTCGGGGTGCGGGAGTCGATTATGGGGCGCTTGAATCGACTGGGCGGAACCGCGACGATTCGCCAAGGGCCGGGCGCAACCGGCACCGAAGTGCTGCTGCGAATGCCCTTCGCGCAGGAAACGAAGGAGGAAGCATGA
- a CDS encoding LuxR C-terminal-related transcriptional regulator, which yields MTDDRQSLSTLIVDDHSIFRSGLRADLASDIHVVGEAASVDEAITLVTELKPRVVLLDVHLPGGFGGGGAEVVTRAAPASPETLFLALSVSDAADDVVRVIRAGARGYITKSSSGADVSDAARRVAEGDAVFSPRLAGFVLDAFGAISGETAQADHELDRLSKREQEVMRLIARGYAYKEVAADLFISIKTVETHVSSVLRKLQLSSRHELTAWALERKLL from the coding sequence ATGACCGACGACAGGCAGAGCCTTTCAACGCTCATCGTCGATGACCACTCGATCTTTCGTTCAGGACTCCGCGCTGACCTCGCCAGTGACATCCACGTGGTTGGCGAGGCGGCGAGCGTCGATGAAGCGATCACGCTCGTCACTGAGTTGAAACCTCGCGTCGTGCTTCTCGACGTGCATCTTCCCGGCGGTTTCGGCGGCGGCGGCGCCGAGGTCGTCACGCGTGCCGCACCGGCCTCACCCGAGACCCTCTTCTTGGCGCTCAGCGTGTCGGACGCCGCCGACGACGTTGTGCGCGTCATCAGGGCTGGCGCCCGGGGCTACATCACCAAGAGCTCGTCAGGCGCCGATGTGTCTGATGCTGCACGGCGGGTGGCCGAAGGCGACGCCGTCTTCTCTCCACGACTCGCCGGGTTTGTGCTCGACGCGTTCGGCGCGATCAGCGGAGAGACCGCGCAGGCCGACCATGAGCTCGACCGCCTGTCGAAACGCGAGCAGGAAGTCATGAGACTCATCGCTCGCGGTTACGCGTACAAAGAGGTGGCTGCCGACCTCTTCATATCGATCAAGACCGTCGAGACTCATGTGTCAAGCGTGCTGCGCAAGCTGCAGCTGTCGTCACGCCATGAGCTCACCGCCTGGGCGCTGGAGCGAAAGCTGCTCTAG
- a CDS encoding TM2 domain-containing protein: MTDNNVPPTSPEPSDTPATSPEAKQADETQAQEQSTSQDQTQQSQPQVHAQQAPPAPSHAPQAQPQQPPQGQQQQPAPGYGQPAQGYGQPAPGYGQQPYGQQQQPYGQQPYAQQPYGQQPGYGPNDPYAKSRMAAGLLGIFLGGWGIHRFYLGYAGIGIAQIIVTIVTFGMGALWGFIEGIMVLARAQSFQTDAEGRPLRD; this comes from the coding sequence ATGACTGACAACAACGTGCCTCCGACGTCACCGGAACCCAGCGACACACCGGCAACGTCACCAGAGGCGAAGCAGGCCGACGAGACGCAGGCTCAGGAACAGTCGACCTCACAGGACCAGACGCAGCAGTCGCAACCACAAGTGCACGCCCAGCAGGCACCGCCCGCGCCGAGCCACGCGCCGCAAGCTCAGCCCCAGCAGCCACCGCAGGGGCAACAGCAGCAGCCCGCTCCCGGCTATGGGCAGCCCGCGCAGGGGTATGGACAGCCAGCGCCGGGATACGGGCAGCAGCCGTACGGACAACAGCAGCAGCCCTACGGCCAGCAGCCTTACGCTCAGCAGCCCTATGGGCAGCAGCCGGGCTATGGGCCCAACGACCCATACGCAAAGAGCCGCATGGCCGCAGGCCTTCTGGGAATCTTCCTCGGCGGATGGGGAATTCACCGCTTCTACCTCGGCTATGCCGGCATCGGCATCGCGCAGATCATCGTCACAATCGTGACCTTTGGCATGGGTGCCCTCTGGGGATTCATCGAGGGCATCATGGTGCTCGCGCGCGCCCAGTCGTTCCAGACGGATGCTGAAGGTCGCCCTCTGCGTGACTAG
- a CDS encoding MFS transporter, translating into MSKDASGTGGRPPTGENRTTGPIVGLTDNAQIPKSRVISWALWDWGSASFNAVVTTFVFSTYLASSLFVDPAVVDAAGGDASDPQLTLALATNATHLSTGLLIAGILVALFAPVMGQRSDGSGKRKFWLGVNTLLVVIAMAAMVFVEGSPAFLVLGIVLISAGNVFFEFAGVNYNAMLVQVSNRSNVGKVSGMGWGLGYVGGIVLLALLLLLFIQSFGTEGQAGILGVTTDDGLNIRLAILFSAVWFAVFAIPLMVKVPEIPRITRRNRTSFFASYASLFRTIGRLAKNSPQVLVFLIASAVFRDGLAGVFTFGAIIAAQVFHFSSSEVLYFAVAANLVAGIGTFAGGWLDDRVGAKKIIMTSLVGLVIFGAAVLFVGDAQIGFWICGLFLCLFVGPVQSASRSFLSRITPPGREGEIFGLYATTGRAVSFLAPGLFTLFVGLTGDTRFGILGIVIVLLAGLLLMLPVKAKPSTIA; encoded by the coding sequence ATGAGCAAAGATGCGTCGGGCACGGGCGGGAGACCACCCACAGGAGAGAACCGCACGACGGGGCCCATCGTCGGTCTGACCGACAACGCTCAGATTCCAAAGTCACGGGTCATCTCCTGGGCTCTCTGGGACTGGGGCTCCGCCTCATTCAACGCGGTTGTCACGACATTCGTGTTCAGCACATACCTTGCAAGCTCGCTCTTCGTCGACCCCGCTGTCGTTGATGCTGCGGGCGGCGACGCGAGCGATCCCCAGCTCACGCTGGCACTGGCGACGAACGCCACGCACCTCAGCACGGGGCTGCTCATCGCCGGCATCCTCGTCGCTCTTTTCGCCCCGGTCATGGGGCAGCGCTCCGACGGCTCGGGCAAGCGCAAGTTCTGGCTCGGCGTCAATACGCTTCTCGTCGTCATCGCCATGGCCGCAATGGTCTTCGTCGAAGGGTCGCCTGCCTTCCTGGTGCTCGGCATCGTGCTGATCTCGGCTGGCAACGTCTTCTTCGAGTTCGCTGGCGTGAACTACAACGCGATGCTCGTGCAGGTGTCGAACCGCAGCAATGTGGGCAAGGTCTCGGGCATGGGCTGGGGTCTCGGCTATGTCGGCGGTATCGTGCTGCTCGCCTTGCTGCTTCTGCTGTTCATTCAGAGCTTCGGAACCGAGGGCCAGGCCGGCATCCTCGGTGTGACGACAGACGACGGCCTCAACATCAGGCTCGCCATCTTGTTCTCGGCTGTATGGTTCGCCGTCTTCGCCATTCCGCTCATGGTGAAGGTGCCCGAGATCCCCCGCATCACACGCCGCAACCGCACGTCGTTCTTCGCCTCGTACGCGTCGCTGTTTCGCACCATCGGGCGCCTTGCCAAGAACAGCCCACAGGTGCTTGTCTTTCTCATCGCGAGCGCCGTCTTCAGAGACGGGCTTGCGGGCGTCTTCACGTTCGGCGCCATCATCGCCGCGCAGGTGTTCCACTTCTCGAGCTCAGAAGTGCTCTACTTCGCCGTCGCCGCCAACCTCGTGGCGGGCATCGGCACCTTTGCCGGGGGCTGGCTCGACGACCGTGTCGGGGCAAAGAAGATCATCATGACCTCTCTCGTCGGCCTCGTGATCTTCGGAGCGGCCGTGCTCTTTGTCGGCGATGCGCAAATCGGATTCTGGATCTGCGGGCTGTTCCTCTGCCTCTTCGTCGGCCCGGTGCAGTCCGCCAGCCGCAGCTTTCTGTCGCGCATCACCCCGCCCGGTCGCGAAGGGGAAATCTTCGGTCTCTACGCCACCACAGGCCGCGCCGTCAGCTTTCTCGCACCGGGTCTGTTCACCCTGTTCGTCGGCCTGACGGGCGACACCCGCTTCGGCATCCTGGGTATTGTCATCGTTCTGCTCGCAGGCCTGCTGCTAATGCTTCCGGTGAAGGCCAAGCCGTCCACCATCGCGTAG
- a CDS encoding serine protein kinase RIO produces the protein MSFDALSFSSSDLIEPGPDQRWSTWPETSPTERGPLPHPDWIVTESAALDTELGIVKTGKEAEVYLIERAVPGDSERSCVLAAKRYRSSARRDFTRSTVYVEGRRTSSQRDERALDKKSTYGRELAATNWAFAEFEALRRLYADGAAVPYPVQIHDDEVLMEFIGEGITAAPRLAQLRSDAAELAVLFDSVAESMSIFARAGFAHGDLSPYNILVHEERVVLIDLPQIVDLAANPSGFDLLHRDCVNMCTWFTRRGLPRDPEELFATLVAEAF, from the coding sequence GTGTCTTTCGACGCACTCAGCTTTTCATCATCCGATCTCATCGAACCAGGCCCTGACCAGCGCTGGTCCACCTGGCCCGAGACCTCCCCGACGGAACGGGGACCTCTTCCGCATCCTGACTGGATCGTCACCGAATCTGCCGCGCTCGACACCGAGCTCGGCATTGTGAAGACCGGCAAAGAAGCAGAGGTCTACCTCATTGAGCGAGCGGTTCCCGGCGACAGCGAGCGATCATGCGTGCTTGCCGCAAAGCGCTACAGGTCGTCTGCCCGCCGCGACTTCACCCGAAGCACCGTGTATGTCGAGGGCCGCCGCACCAGCAGCCAACGCGACGAACGAGCTCTCGACAAGAAGTCGACGTACGGGCGCGAACTTGCCGCAACGAACTGGGCATTTGCCGAGTTCGAGGCGCTGCGGCGTCTCTACGCAGACGGGGCCGCAGTGCCCTACCCCGTGCAGATTCACGACGACGAAGTGCTCATGGAGTTCATCGGTGAGGGCATCACCGCGGCTCCCCGGCTTGCGCAGCTGAGATCGGATGCCGCGGAGCTCGCTGTGCTCTTCGACAGCGTCGCCGAGTCGATGAGCATCTTCGCTCGTGCCGGGTTCGCGCACGGTGACCTGTCGCCGTACAACATCCTCGTGCATGAGGAGCGGGTGGTGCTGATCGATCTGCCCCAGATCGTGGACCTCGCCGCGAACCCGAGCGGCTTCGACCTTCTGCACCGCGACTGCGTAAACATGTGCACGTGGTTCACACGGCGCGGCCTCCCCCGCGACCCAGAAGAGCTGTTCGCCACCCTTGTCGCCGAGGCGTTCTGA
- a CDS encoding FadR/GntR family transcriptional regulator, with protein sequence MAVTDEAILKIKSMITSGELRPGDRLPPEKELSDRLGLSRSSMREAVKALDVIRVLDVKRGDGTYVTSLEPRLLLEAMSFVVDLHDDDSVLELFQVRRILEPAATALAALNMTPETVADLRDKIGSIDDATTVENLVDHDIDFHSAIVGASGNSYLATLIDSLSSNTVRARVWRGLTQEDSVTRTLSEHKAIVDALERGDAELARSLAVVHISGVEEWLRDAAASPPSTSFHEG encoded by the coding sequence ATGGCCGTCACCGACGAGGCAATCCTCAAGATCAAGAGCATGATCACCTCGGGGGAGCTTCGGCCGGGCGACCGCCTCCCGCCGGAGAAGGAGCTCAGCGACCGTCTCGGACTCTCACGCAGTTCGATGCGCGAAGCGGTGAAGGCCCTCGACGTCATCAGAGTTCTCGACGTCAAACGTGGCGACGGAACCTATGTCACGAGCCTCGAACCACGGCTGCTTCTCGAAGCGATGTCGTTCGTCGTCGACCTGCATGACGACGATTCGGTACTCGAGCTGTTTCAGGTGCGACGCATTCTCGAGCCGGCGGCGACGGCACTCGCGGCGCTCAACATGACGCCGGAGACAGTGGCTGATCTGCGCGACAAGATCGGATCCATCGACGACGCGACGACGGTGGAGAACCTTGTCGACCACGACATCGACTTTCACAGCGCAATTGTCGGAGCATCCGGAAATTCCTACCTCGCCACGCTCATCGATTCTCTCTCAAGCAACACCGTGCGGGCTCGTGTCTGGCGCGGCCTGACCCAAGAGGATTCCGTCACGCGCACGCTGTCTGAGCACAAGGCCATCGTCGATGCGCTCGAGCGCGGCGACGCAGAACTCGCGCGGTCACTCGCCGTCGTGCACATCTCGGGCGTCGAGGAGTGGCTGAGGGATGCCGCGGCCTCGCCCCCATCAACCTCATTTCACGAAGGGTGA
- a CDS encoding amidohydrolase family protein, which translates to MTSEIEQKADAALAVPRGRRIDSHMHLWTLGEGRYPWLTPDFGPLYATWTPEQAEPELAAAGMAGAILVQAEDSEADTTFMLDIADRHSWVLGVVGWIDLTDPDAAAEQLDRWHGNSAFCGIRHLLNDDPRDLLGDDRVIASLSEVARRGLAFDLHDSWPRFLPETAALADRVPELSIIIDHVGNAPRGQGDYSEWMATIAKAAQRENVSAKLSSLRYPGQPFSVDAVREVRDHALDCFGADRLMYGGDWPMPVAEGGYPATWGVMAQLIGELAEAEQNAILRETACRIYGQSTRLSALRSR; encoded by the coding sequence ATGACCTCAGAGATCGAGCAGAAGGCGGATGCTGCTCTCGCGGTGCCGCGCGGCCGGAGAATCGATTCGCATATGCATCTGTGGACGCTCGGTGAGGGCCGCTACCCGTGGCTGACACCCGACTTCGGCCCCCTCTACGCAACATGGACGCCCGAGCAGGCCGAGCCGGAGCTCGCCGCGGCGGGCATGGCTGGAGCCATTCTGGTGCAGGCCGAAGACTCGGAGGCCGACACCACATTCATGCTCGACATCGCCGACAGGCACTCGTGGGTGCTCGGCGTCGTGGGCTGGATCGACCTGACCGACCCGGATGCTGCGGCAGAGCAGCTCGACCGTTGGCATGGAAACTCCGCCTTCTGCGGCATCCGGCACCTGCTCAATGACGATCCGCGCGATCTTCTGGGAGACGACCGCGTCATCGCGTCGCTCTCCGAGGTCGCCCGTCGGGGGCTTGCCTTCGACCTGCACGACTCCTGGCCGCGGTTTCTGCCCGAGACGGCAGCGCTCGCCGATCGGGTTCCCGAGCTGTCGATCATCATCGACCACGTGGGCAATGCCCCGCGCGGGCAGGGTGACTATTCGGAGTGGATGGCGACGATCGCCAAGGCCGCGCAACGCGAGAACGTCTCAGCGAAGCTTTCGTCCCTGCGCTATCCCGGCCAGCCGTTCTCTGTCGACGCCGTTCGCGAGGTTCGCGACCACGCGCTCGACTGCTTCGGCGCCGATCGTCTCATGTATGGCGGCGACTGGCCGATGCCCGTCGCCGAGGGCGGCTACCCCGCGACGTGGGGGGTCATGGCGCAGCTGATCGGCGAACTCGCAGAGGCCGAGCAGAACGCGATACTGCGCGAAACGGCCTGCCGCATCTACGGACAGTCGACGCGGTTGTCCGCGCTTCGGTCCCGCTGA
- a CDS encoding aldo/keto reductase has product MSDVVVPRFGYGTANVGNLFRALSDDDAWEILQAAWDAGVRYFDTAPHYGLGLSEKRLGAFLQTKPRDQFTVSTKVGRLLRPNPDWAGELDTAHDFAVPAQLRRQFDFSTEGIHTSVAESLERTGLDRFDILYLHDPERAEVPMSIDERLVSALSAMAELRDAGQVRAIGVGAMTTDTLLRAARINHTDLLMVAGRFTLAEQPALDDVIPACRENGVGIVNASVFNSGLLAKTRPSFDARYEYGDVPVEILDRVTAIAEICREFDVEVPTAALQYTLREPTVHSVVAGASSAEQVRQNAERMNAPVPDAFWTALADRGLTPA; this is encoded by the coding sequence ATGTCTGATGTTGTCGTTCCCCGATTCGGCTACGGGACCGCGAACGTCGGCAACCTCTTCCGTGCGCTGAGCGATGACGACGCGTGGGAGATTCTGCAGGCCGCGTGGGACGCAGGGGTTCGGTACTTCGATACGGCACCGCACTATGGGCTCGGCCTGTCGGAAAAGCGACTCGGTGCTTTTCTGCAGACGAAGCCGCGAGACCAGTTCACTGTGTCGACAAAGGTTGGGCGGCTGCTTCGCCCGAACCCCGATTGGGCCGGCGAACTCGATACCGCACACGACTTCGCCGTTCCGGCGCAGTTGCGCCGCCAATTCGATTTCTCGACAGAGGGCATTCACACCAGCGTCGCTGAGTCCCTTGAACGCACGGGGCTCGACCGCTTCGACATCCTCTACCTGCACGACCCCGAGCGTGCCGAGGTGCCGATGTCGATTGATGAACGTTTGGTGTCTGCCCTCTCTGCCATGGCCGAGCTGCGAGACGCCGGTCAGGTGCGTGCCATCGGCGTCGGGGCGATGACCACAGACACGCTGCTGCGGGCCGCGCGCATCAACCACACCGATCTGCTCATGGTCGCCGGGCGCTTCACGCTAGCCGAGCAGCCCGCGCTCGATGACGTGATTCCCGCGTGCCGCGAAAACGGCGTGGGCATCGTCAACGCCTCGGTGTTCAACTCCGGCCTTCTGGCCAAGACACGGCCGAGCTTCGACGCGCGCTACGAATACGGCGACGTTCCCGTCGAGATTCTCGACCGCGTCACGGCGATCGCCGAGATCTGCCGCGAGTTCGATGTCGAGGTGCCGACTGCCGCGCTACAGTACACCTTGCGCGAGCCCACGGTGCACTCGGTTGTCGCCGGCGCAAGCAGCGCTGAGCAGGTGCGCCAGAATGCAGAGCGCATGAACGCTCCTGTTCCCGACGCTTTCTGGACCGCACTCGCAGACAGGGGGCTCACTCCAGCATGA